In Oceaniferula flava, the genomic window CCGGTCATTTCCCAGTGGCCGCTTGGGGTGTCTTTGCCCGAGGAAATTTCCTGCGCAGAGGCGTAGCTGCCGATGAGCTCATCCGGTGGGGTCATGCCCACGGGATAACATCCGCGACTGTGGTGATAGGCATGGAGCAGACCTAGCGATGCCAGGTTCGGGAGCTCTAGCGGTTTCCCGTTTTTCTGAAAATACTCGGCGATGTGGCCCAGGGTATCCGCGCCCTCGTCGCCAAAGATGTGGGCGTCCTTGGCCGATCCGATACCGAAGGAATCCAGAACTAACAGAATGACGCGTTGAGTCGACATGGGCTAAGCTTAGGATTTCGCGGTGAGGGTTTCGTGGATGACAGCTTGCGGCTCGGGTGGAGAATCCGAGACCGTCATCGCGGCGCGCACGGTGGCGGCAGCGGTTTCCCAGTCGGTCTCTGTCCGAGCATGAACGACCGCGAGAGCTTGGTCGGTTTTCTCTCCCAGCACAATGAACTCGCTGAGCCCAACGGCAGGATCAATGGCATCTTCCGCCCGCGACCTGCCTCCGCCCATCTGCACCACCGCCATGCCGAGTTGGCGGGTGTCCATGGAGGAGACGTAGCCGCTTTCCTCGGCGAACACAGGCTTGATGATCGGTGCTGATTGAAGGTGATTATCCGACTTCTCGATGAGATCGCTTGGTCCGCCTAACAAGTGAACCATCTTGCCAAAGCTTTCAGCCGCCTGACCTGAGTTGAGCGCCTTGTCTAACATTGCGGTCGCGCTGGATTGATCGGGAGCGAGTTTTCCCAATTGAAGAAGTTCTGCGCAGAGGGTGAAGACGACTTCTTTCAAGCGAAGGTTCTGCGCCTTGCCGGTGAGAAAATCGATGGCCTCACGCACCTCGATGGCATTCCCGGCCGACGACCCCAGTGGCTGGTTCATGTCGGTGAGGAATGCCGTAGTCCGGACTCCTGCGGCGGTTGCGACGTCGGCGATGCTTTGTGCGAGAGCACGCG contains:
- the deoA gene encoding thymidine phosphorylase, coding for MLPQEIIRKKRDGLALTKQEIQFFAQGIADHSISEGQIAAFGMAVYFNGMSREEAADLTLAMRDTGDVLSWDAENLDGPIIDKHSTGGVGDGVSLMLGPLLAACGGYVPMISGRGLGHTGGTLDKLDSIPGYQSTPDTDRFRKTVRDCGVAIIGQTGNLAPADQRFYATRDITATVESIPLITASILSKKLAAGLDYLVMDVKTGSGAFMPTHKDSRALAQSIADVATAAGVRTTAFLTDMNQPLGSSAGNAIEVREAIDFLTGKAQNLRLKEVVFTLCAELLQLGKLAPDQSSATAMLDKALNSGQAAESFGKMVHLLGGPSDLIEKSDNHLQSAPIIKPVFAEESGYVSSMDTRQLGMAVVQMGGGRSRAEDAIDPAVGLSEFIVLGEKTDQALAVVHARTETDWETAAATVRAAMTVSDSPPEPQAVIHETLTAKS